In Pygocentrus nattereri isolate fPygNat1 chromosome 3, fPygNat1.pri, whole genome shotgun sequence, the DNA window AGCAAAAAAGAAGAGGGTGCCTCGCTTTGAGGAGGTTGAGGAGCCAGAAGTCCTACCTGGACCTCCTACGGAGAGCCCTGGAATGCTCACCAAGATGCAGGTAATGCACTTTCTACTAACACATGTTGAATACAGAAAAGCGTTTGTTACCTGTGAACTGCTTGGAGAGCTGTACTTTTCTTCTGCATTGTATGGTTGATGTAAGAAATATTGATTCAAGAGTAGTGCAGCTGCCTCTTAACGTTTTTGCTAAGCGAGCTTGGTTTTGTTCACAGATAAAGCAGATGATGGAAGCAGCCACGCGGCAGATCGAGGAGAGGAAAAAGCAGCTCAGTTTTGTAGCTCCAGTTCCTGTCCCACAGGTAGGTGGCATGCTATGTTCATGGCACTCTTCTGTAATATGTATCCCAAACCTTTCTTGTCCATCTAAGTGTTAGTCTTGATATTAAGAAGTCAAGCATGATTAGTGTctgtccactctctctctttcctagCCTAGACTACCGCTGGCTCCACCCCAGCCAGAGACCCCTGCTCCGCGTCCCATTCTACCCAACCTAGGTGCTCCCTCAGTGGGAACACCTCAGTCCATCGCCCCCTCCCAGGCTGCTAGCTTTATGAACGATGCCATTGAGAAGGCCCGCAAGGCAGCTGAGCTCCAGGCTAAGATCCAGTCCACCCTAGCCATGAAGCCTGGCATCCTGGGGACTTTGACCAACACAGGACCACACAACCTTGTAGCGCTAGCCAACCTGCACGCCATGGGGATTGCACCACCGTAAGAGAGCATTTGATGAAGAATTCAAACACATACAATAAAATCTGCATTTTGTTATATAGTCTCATAAAACTGTTAGGATTCAGCTGTTGTCAtagttctgtgtttgttttttttgttttttatagtaAAGTTGAGGCTCGCGAGATCACAAAGCCAACACCCCTCATTCTGGATGAGCTTGGAAGAACTGTTGATGCCAGTGGCAAGGAAGTAGAACTCACACACCGTATGCCCACTCTGAAAGGTAACACAAACTGAAAGATACTGAAAGACTTTGTCTTCCCTTCTGTCCTACCCTTATCAACCCTCACTTTCTTATTCCTCTTCCTCTCTAGCTAATATTAGGGCAGTGAAGAGAGAGCAGTTTAGGCAGCAGCTGAAGGAGAAGCCTAGTGATGATCTTGAGTCCACCTCCTACTTTGACCCTCGGATGTCTGTAGCACCACCACAGAGACCCAGGAAGGGCTTTAAGTTTCATGAGCGAGGCCGCTTTGAGAAAATAGCCCAAAGGATACGCACAAAGGTGAGTTGGTCTGACAAGCACAGCCCCCATTTTTACACCTGCTTATAGACTGTACTGGGAATAGttttagattagatttttttcctgtttgtttttgtttgtggttttttttttttttttttttttttgatcaagGGAAATCATACACAATTaaagtctctctcgctctctcttgctatctctctctcagactcagCTGGAGAGGCTGCAGATGGAAATTGCACAGGCTGCTAAGAAAACTGGGATCCAGGCCTCAACCAAGCTGGCTCTGATTGCCCCTAAGAAAGAGCTTGGGGAGGGAGAGGTGCCTTTGATTGAGTGGTGGGACTCCTACATCCTGCCCTCCAACCTAGAACTGTAAGAAACCTGCCACTGCCAAAGCAGCCCCTCACTAACCATTTGCATtgccaaaaaaaatatattgtttctCTGTTACAGTAGCAGTCCTGACAGTCCTTTCCATTACGCTGAAAGTGTCTCTTCTATTTATAGTTCTGCCGAGACAGTATTTGATGGTTTGGAGTTCCATGGGGTCACTAATTTGGTGGAGCATCCAGCCCAAATGGCCCCTCCAGGTACTTTAACGTAGTCTTTAATGGATTGGAGACCACAACACTGCATAGTTTGTTTTACCTGGTTTAACTAACTGATTTGATTTGTCTTAATTACCAAGCCGTTCATCCATTAAATTTCATCACTTAACTGAGCAGTATTGCATTCCTGTTGGGAGTTGAAATCCTGCTCTAGTACATCTAAGATTCTCAGTTGCTTTTTAGTATGGTTGGTAGTACTGACAGTTCattgtctgtattttactggtTGATTTTTCTATTGCCCCTggctttctgtctctcagtggACCCAGACCAACCGGTGACACTCGGTGTGTATCTGACAAAGAAAGAGCAGAAGAAGCTGCGACGGCAGACGCGTCGAGAGGGGCAGAAAGAGGTTCAAGAGAAGGTCCGGCTTGGGCTTATGCCACCACCAGAACCCAAAGGTAAAGTGGTTTACAGAACAGAGTGGAGAAATCAAACAACAAAACTGGTTTTGTTAGATGTTATACCTGCCTAAAACCAACCATAAGAAGCAGTGTTCCCATGTCATGATTTGTactgatgtgtctgtctgtgcagTGCGAATCTCTAATTTGATGCGTGTGCTGGGAACGGAGGCTGTGCAAGATCCTACGAAGGTGGAGGCCCACGTCCGAGCACAGATGGCCAAAAGACAAAAGTGAGCGTGGAACATGTCCCATGACTGTACTCACTCAAACACTGCATTAGTCATCAGTCACGGGCAGAAGTAAACACTAATGGCTTGTATTTTTCTTGTGTCTGTGCAGGGCCCATGAAGAGGCGAACGCGGCGCGTAAGCTCACAGCAGaacagaggaaagagaagaaagtaaAGAAGCTGAGGGAGGATCTGAATCAGGGAGTCCACATTGCTGTCTATAGGTAACATATCTATACACATAGGAAGGCCTTTATTAATAGTTCTTATTGGTACCAGCAGATAATTGTTTAAACTCGCTCCCACAATTCAGCATTGTGATTGTGGTGATGTGATATTCTGTTAGTCTGAATAAGTAGATATCCATGCTAGGTCTGGACAATATCCCAAAGTAATTAGCATGATATTTTATTCTTAAATAAAATTAGGATTATAGGTTGTATCACCCCTTGGCAAGAAGCAGCTATGGATGTGTGTGGAAAACTTTTTAAGGAATTATATCATCATAATTTTGTTCATAACTCATTTGAACGTTGCAGACACTTGTTAACACCTGTCATTCTGAGAACTTTCAATAACGGTTTGTTGGGAGGCAACTTGCAATAGAGACAGTGGACAATAATCTGAATAATAATACTATTCCAGGGCTGGTGTtcctgcaggttttcattccgaCAAAGCAGCAGATCACATGATTATTTGAAAACTGAGACCAATTCATTAAACCAGTGAAATCAGTTGTGCTcttgcttgtttggaatgaaaacctgcagccacactggccctttgcagTTGAGATTCTATGAGAAGTCAAGTTGAATGAGGCACACTTATA includes these proteins:
- the prpf3 gene encoding U4/U6 small nuclear ribonucleoprotein Prp3 is translated as MSLPKREVEELRPWVERTVKKVLGFSEPTVVTAALHCVGKGLDKRKTTDQLRPFLDDSASGFVERLFEALEESKNSRGNKGTGERNRKRELKDVFGDEVEGGKDTESGEVAAKKKRVPRFEEVEEPEVLPGPPTESPGMLTKMQIKQMMEAATRQIEERKKQLSFVAPVPVPQPRLPLAPPQPETPAPRPILPNLGAPSVGTPQSIAPSQAASFMNDAIEKARKAAELQAKIQSTLAMKPGILGTLTNTGPHNLVALANLHAMGIAPPKVEAREITKPTPLILDELGRTVDASGKEVELTHRMPTLKANIRAVKREQFRQQLKEKPSDDLESTSYFDPRMSVAPPQRPRKGFKFHERGRFEKIAQRIRTKTQLERLQMEIAQAAKKTGIQASTKLALIAPKKELGEGEVPLIEWWDSYILPSNLELSAETVFDGLEFHGVTNLVEHPAQMAPPVDPDQPVTLGVYLTKKEQKKLRRQTRREGQKEVQEKVRLGLMPPPEPKVRISNLMRVLGTEAVQDPTKVEAHVRAQMAKRQKAHEEANAARKLTAEQRKEKKVKKLREDLNQGVHIAVYRIRNLYNPAKKFKVEANARQLYLTGTVVLHKDVNIVVVEGGPKSQKKFKKLMLSRIKWDEPSSKREDPDGSDEEGSKKHNKCTLVWEGTAKERSFGDMKFKQCPTENMAREHFKKHGTEHYWDLALSQSILESTDD